GCCTCGGCACAGATGATCAGCTACGAACTCTCCCTCGGCCTCTCGCTTGTCGGCGTTGTACTTCGTTCGCAGTCGCTCTCCCTCGCCGATATCGTCAATGTTCAGGGAACCCACGGCATCCTCAGTTGGAACATCCTCGGCGGCGGGCAGATCTTTGCCTTCTTCATCTATCTCATGGCTGCGTACGCCGAAACCAACCGCGCGCCCTTCGATCTTCCAGAAGCGGAGACCGAACTCACCGGCGGCTACCACACCGAATACAGCTCCATGAAATTCGCCATGTTCTTCATGGCCGAGTACGGCAACATGATCATGGTCGGCTGTGTCGCCACACTGCTCTTTCTCGGTGGATGGACCAGCCCCTTCGGCAGCCTCATCCCCGAACCGCACAACATTCTCCTTCAGGCGATCACTCCGATTCTCTGGTTTGTCGCCAAGGTCTTCAGCTTCCTCTTTCTGTACATCTGGGTGCGCGGCACGCTGCCACGCTTCCGTTATGACCAGCTCATGAGCTTCGGTTGGAAATTCCTTCTGCCCGCAGCAATCTTGAACATCCTGGGAACCAGCCTCTGGCTTGCGTTTCTATAAGTTACAATCGGGTTTGGCCGGACAACTCTGTCCACCCAACCTTAGCGAATCACACCTGAACCATGCGGCAGTAACAGCATGATTTGTTAAAGGACTGATAGCTCGATGCACCTGGTGCTCTTCCTCATCTTCGCGGCATTCTGCCTGGCAGGCGCAATCAACCTGCTCCTGCAGACTCATCCGATCAACAGCGCACTCTCGCTGATCGTTGTGATGAGCTCGTTGGCCGTCCTGTATCTGCTCCTCGGCGCGGAATTCCTCGCCGCCGCGCAGATCATCGTCTACGCCGGAGCCATCATGGTGCTCTTCACCTTCGTAGTCATGTTGCTCAATGTCGGCGTTGAAGAGAAAACTCACGGCAGCAAGGTCGCCAAGGCCATCGGCTTCCCTGCCGTCGTCGTCGTCCTCGGTGTCATCTCGACCGTGATTCTGCAGGCTGAAAAGCATCTCGGCGTCGTGAATCTCAGCGACAAGATCACCACCACGCAGGAACTCAGTAAGGTACTCTTCACCGACCTGCTGCTTCCCTTCGAACTCACCTCAGTCCTGATACTCATTGCCATTCTGGGCGCAGTCGCCCTGGCACGAAAGGATGGCGGTCAATGATGGATGCAATCCCAAGCTCCTGGTATCTGATCCTCAGCGCACTGCTCTTCACTCTCGGAGTGATCGGCTTTCTCATTAAGCGCAGCCTCATCACCGTCTTCATGTCCATCGAGCTCATGCTCAATGCGGTGAACCTCTCCTTTGTCACCTTTGCCCATGAGTGGCACCAGGTCAAAGGACAGATCTTCGTCTTCTTCGTCATGATGGTCGCCGCAGCGGAAGCAGCAGTAGGCCTCGCCATCATCATTGCAATTTTCCGCGCTCGCGCCACCTTGAATGTCGACCAGATCGACCTGATGAAACTATGAACATACATCTCTATCTCTGGTTGATCCCGATACTGCCCTTCGTCGGATTCCTGCTCAACGGAATCCTCGGCCGTCACCTGCCCAAGGCGCTCGTGTCGACCATCGCGCTTGTCGCGCCTCTGGCTGCTTTCGTAGTCGTCCTCCGCGCTGTGTTGATGGCGTGGCCCGGCAACGGCTTGATTGCTCTTCCCTACGTCGAGAACTTCGCCGGAAGCTGGATCAACGCAGGACTGCTCCACGTCGACTTCAGCTTCGCCCTTGATCAGCTCTCGATGATCATGCTGCTGATCATCACCGGCGTTGGCTTCCTCATCCACCTCTACTCCGTCGGCTACATGGGCCACGAAGAAGGATATTGGCGCTACTTCAGCTACCTCAATCTCTTCCTCTTCTTCATGACCATCCTGGTCCTCGCAGAGAACTATCTGCTCATGTTCGTCGGCTGGGAAGGCGTCGGTCTAGCCTCCTATCTGCTCATCGGTTTCTACTACGACCGCAAATCCGCTGCTAACGCTGGCAAAAAGGCATTCGTCGTCAACAGAATCGGCGACGTTGGCTTTCTTCTCGGCATGTTCCTGCTGCTCTTCCAATTTGGCAGCCTGAGCTTTGGCAATATCGGCGTCAACCTCGCAGCGCATCCCGGCGTCCAGGGCGGCATCTATACCGCCATCGCCCTCTGCCTGCTCGTCGGAGCCACCGGCAAGTCCGCTCAGATTCCCCTCTATATCTGGCTTCCCGACGCGATGGAAGGCCCAACTCCTGTCTCCGCGCTCATCCACGCCGCCACCATGGTCACCGCTGGCGTCTACATGATCGCCCGCACGCACAGCATCTTCGATCGCTCACCCTTTGCACTTGCAACGATCGCCATCATCGGCGCGGCAACAGCGTTCTTCGCCGCCACCATCGCCCTCGTTCAGACCGACATCAAGCGCGTACTCGCCTACTCCACCATCTCGCAGCTCGGCTACATGTTCCTCGGCTGCGGAGTAGCCGCGTATTCAGCCGCTGTTTTCCATCTCATGACGCATGCCTTCTTCAAGGCCCTGCTCTTCCTCGCCGCAGGCTCCGTTATCCACGGCCTCGGCGGCGAACAAGACATGCGCAAGATGGGCGGCCTCCGCAAGCAACTCCCCGTTACCTTCTGGACCATGACCGCAGGCGTAATCGCCATCGCCGGCATCTTCCCCTTCGCTGGATTCTTCTCCAAAGACGCAATCCTCTACGAAGCCTTCCAGCACGGTACGCTCGGCAAAGCACTCTACTTCGTCGGCCTGGTCACGGCGC
This DNA window, taken from Acidicapsa ligni, encodes the following:
- the nuoH gene encoding NADH-quinone oxidoreductase subunit NuoH, with the translated sequence MLNIWLFLLVSIVKVIVVTVVLLTSVAYTVLLERKLVGRIQNRWGPSRVGPFGMMQPLVDGLKLFLKEDIIPANVYKPLFLLAPLIALGCSLMSIAVVPFGAPLTFHGIKLFQIADLNIGLLVILGVTSIGVYGIALSGWSSNNKYSLLGALRASAQMISYELSLGLSLVGVVLRSQSLSLADIVNVQGTHGILSWNILGGGQIFAFFIYLMAAYAETNRAPFDLPEAETELTGGYHTEYSSMKFAMFFMAEYGNMIMVGCVATLLFLGGWTSPFGSLIPEPHNILLQAITPILWFVAKVFSFLFLYIWVRGTLPRFRYDQLMSFGWKFLLPAAILNILGTSLWLAFL
- a CDS encoding NADH-quinone oxidoreductase subunit J family protein, whose translation is MHLVLFLIFAAFCLAGAINLLLQTHPINSALSLIVVMSSLAVLYLLLGAEFLAAAQIIVYAGAIMVLFTFVVMLLNVGVEEKTHGSKVAKAIGFPAVVVVLGVISTVILQAEKHLGVVNLSDKITTTQELSKVLFTDLLLPFELTSVLILIAILGAVALARKDGGQ
- the nuoK gene encoding NADH-quinone oxidoreductase subunit NuoK: MMDAIPSSWYLILSALLFTLGVIGFLIKRSLITVFMSIELMLNAVNLSFVTFAHEWHQVKGQIFVFFVMMVAAAEAAVGLAIIIAIFRARATLNVDQIDLMKL
- the nuoL gene encoding NADH-quinone oxidoreductase subunit L — encoded protein: MNIHLYLWLIPILPFVGFLLNGILGRHLPKALVSTIALVAPLAAFVVVLRAVLMAWPGNGLIALPYVENFAGSWINAGLLHVDFSFALDQLSMIMLLIITGVGFLIHLYSVGYMGHEEGYWRYFSYLNLFLFFMTILVLAENYLLMFVGWEGVGLASYLLIGFYYDRKSAANAGKKAFVVNRIGDVGFLLGMFLLLFQFGSLSFGNIGVNLAAHPGVQGGIYTAIALCLLVGATGKSAQIPLYIWLPDAMEGPTPVSALIHAATMVTAGVYMIARTHSIFDRSPFALATIAIIGAATAFFAATIALVQTDIKRVLAYSTISQLGYMFLGCGVAAYSAAVFHLMTHAFFKALLFLAAGSVIHGLGGEQDMRKMGGLRKQLPVTFWTMTAGVIAIAGIFPFAGFFSKDAILYEAFQHGTLGKALYFVGLVTALLTSFYMFRLWYMTFFGEAKTSVAHGHDAHTPHAHESPWIMLGPLVILALLSVVGGWIGIERLGSFLAPVVGPVLDPALESGGKALDIGLSVVAVATALIGWYVAHLLYRRKSDKPAQFAAAVPGIYTLLEKKYAIDELYGYTVVKPLVLGSQYILGWIGEGVIIRGSAWLLAGIATLLGEFVRRWQSGNLRSYAGWLAAGAAVLLLLAASYAMGASGTGIHLNWMGR